Proteins from a single region of Crassaminicella profunda:
- a CDS encoding MurR/RpiR family transcriptional regulator — MIILNIIKRITNKTHQLSNKQKVIANYLIQNKDKVGFMILKEMSEHIGVSEVTILNFCKSIGLDSFTEMKKQFQELIKKELHVPNKMKSSLEEFDNVHDIFNSTIQIQKLNLEKMIYNNTIDTLQAVCQSIEKARTVYICGSGVSKIIADYLNHRLRLINIDSRVLEISDMALVSRELTGATEEDYFILISFPIYSHLVINLSRYLTEKSYPYVALTDHSESPIAIHAKNVLTCNYDSLVFYNFISAAICLVELMLVILCFNMKDRMMINLKALEEVQRSLLKEIYYNE; from the coding sequence GTGATTATTCTGAATATTATAAAAAGAATAACAAATAAAACACACCAATTAAGCAATAAACAAAAAGTAATTGCAAACTATTTGATTCAAAATAAAGATAAGGTTGGCTTTATGATCTTAAAAGAGATGAGTGAACATATAGGCGTTTCGGAGGTAACCATCTTAAATTTCTGTAAAAGTATAGGACTAGATTCGTTTACTGAGATGAAAAAGCAATTTCAAGAATTGATTAAAAAAGAGCTTCATGTTCCCAACAAAATGAAGTCATCCCTAGAAGAATTTGATAATGTACATGATATTTTTAATAGTACCATTCAAATACAAAAGTTAAATTTAGAAAAAATGATCTACAATAATACCATAGATACCTTACAGGCGGTTTGTCAATCCATAGAAAAAGCAAGAACTGTATATATATGCGGTTCTGGTGTATCGAAAATAATTGCTGATTACTTAAATCATCGGTTAAGGCTTATCAATATTGATAGCAGAGTATTAGAAATCAGTGATATGGCATTAGTCAGTAGAGAATTGACAGGAGCTACTGAGGAGGATTATTTTATTTTAATATCATTTCCTATTTATTCACATCTTGTTATAAACCTATCAAGATATTTGACAGAAAAAAGTTATCCTTATGTGGCACTGACAGATCATAGTGAATCTCCTATAGCTATTCATGCAAAAAACGTATTAACATGCAATTATGATTCTTTGGTTTTTTATAATTTTATTTCAGCTGCTATTTGTTTGGTTGAATTAATGCTTGTGATTCTTTGTTTTAATATGAAGGATAGAATGATGATCAATTTAAAGGCATTAGAAGAAGTTCAAAGATCTTTATTAAAAGAGATTTACTATAATGAATAG
- a CDS encoding DegV family protein: MMTKIITDSTAYIPERLKKEYDIEVISLSVAFEDQVFKENNISNDTFYKKLDASHTIPTSSQPSIDEFYKIFEEKVKADHPVVGVFISSEMSGTYTTANLVKKMILENYPNAKIEIIDSRSNCMQLGYAAIAGAKLAKDGKSIGEVVEAVKENIKRSRFIFIPDTLKYLKKGGRIGSAKALLGSMLQIKPILTVMDGKTHMLRKVRTKKKALKEMIDLFLEDIRDHGLGEVMVHHIHCEEEAIKFANSLSEKVGESIGIASIGPVIGTHVGPGSLGIVYYTQKELREVMFE, from the coding sequence ATGATGACGAAAATAATTACAGATAGTACAGCTTATATTCCAGAAAGATTAAAAAAAGAGTATGATATAGAGGTTATTTCATTAAGCGTTGCTTTTGAAGACCAGGTATTTAAGGAAAATAATATCAGCAATGATACCTTTTATAAAAAGCTAGATGCAAGCCATACAATACCCACTTCTTCTCAACCTTCTATAGATGAATTTTACAAAATATTTGAAGAAAAAGTAAAAGCAGATCATCCCGTTGTAGGGGTATTTATTTCTTCAGAGATGAGTGGAACCTATACTACGGCTAACTTAGTAAAAAAGATGATTCTAGAAAATTACCCAAATGCAAAAATAGAAATTATCGACTCAAGATCAAATTGTATGCAACTTGGATATGCAGCCATTGCAGGAGCAAAATTAGCAAAGGATGGAAAAAGTATTGGGGAAGTGGTAGAAGCTGTGAAGGAAAATATAAAAAGAAGTAGATTTATTTTTATACCAGATACACTAAAATACTTAAAAAAAGGTGGGCGAATAGGTTCAGCAAAAGCATTATTAGGTTCCATGCTTCAAATAAAGCCTATTCTTACAGTCATGGATGGAAAAACCCATATGCTTCGGAAAGTAAGGACAAAAAAGAAGGCACTAAAGGAAATGATAGATCTATTTTTAGAAGATATTAGGGACCATGGTTTAGGAGAAGTAATGGTTCATCATATTCATTGTGAAGAAGAAGCCATAAAGTTTGCCAATAGTCTATCAGAAAAAGTGGGAGAGTCTATAGGAATAGCCTCCATAGGACCAGTTATAGGAACCCATGTGGGTCCAGGATCATTAGGGATTGTATATTATACTCAAAAAGAATTGAGAGAGGTCATGTTTGAATAA
- a CDS encoding ABC transporter ATP-binding protein — MDSMKKFIAYYKPYKNLFFADMFCAFILSGIDLVFPLAVRYLINDVYILKDSDKIIHAVLYIGMGLFFLYIIRYFCQYFITSWGHIMGARMEADMRYDIFDHLQKLSFSYYDEQNTGKLMSRIVTDLFDISELAHHGPEDLFISILKITGSFIILLNINSKISLILLFFTFVMLYFSYFYNKKMRKVFRKNRQKIANVNAQIQDSLSGIRVVKSFANEDMEKLKFSKGNQSFLETKEDSYFIMGRFFSGNNFFQGLLYLSVILSGGIFISLGSLQTSDLIVYILYINIFLKPLEKLINFTEQFQKGITGFERFLEIINTHPDIEDYKDAIDDINPKGNILLDNVSFSYNEKHNVLKNIHIKIPAGKTVALVGPSGGGKTTLCSLIPRFYEISDGSITIDRIDIKNIKLKVLRNNIGIVQQDVYIFSGTIKENIAYGKVKATDEEIIQSAKKANIHDFIMTLEDRYDTYVGERGVKLSGGQKQRISIARVFLKNPPILILDEATSALDNESEKFIQKSLEDLSKNRTTLVIAHRLSTIKNADEIIVLTDEGINEKGTHSQLIEKNGVYAHLYNMQFE; from the coding sequence ATGGATAGTATGAAAAAATTTATAGCTTACTATAAGCCATACAAAAATTTATTTTTTGCAGATATGTTTTGTGCATTCATATTATCTGGAATAGATCTTGTGTTTCCATTGGCGGTAAGATATCTTATCAATGATGTATATATACTTAAAGATTCAGATAAAATTATTCATGCTGTATTATATATAGGAATGGGGCTATTCTTTTTATATATTATAAGGTATTTTTGTCAGTATTTCATAACTTCTTGGGGTCATATTATGGGGGCTAGAATGGAAGCGGATATGAGATATGATATTTTTGATCATCTACAGAAATTATCTTTTTCTTATTATGATGAACAAAACACAGGAAAGCTTATGTCAAGAATCGTTACAGATCTTTTTGATATATCAGAACTTGCTCATCACGGACCAGAAGATTTATTTATTTCAATACTTAAAATAACCGGGTCTTTTATTATATTGCTAAATATTAATTCTAAGATTAGTTTGATTCTTTTATTTTTTACCTTTGTCATGTTGTATTTTTCATATTTTTACAACAAAAAAATGCGAAAAGTATTTAGAAAGAATAGACAAAAAATAGCAAATGTGAATGCTCAAATACAAGATAGTCTTTCAGGAATAAGAGTGGTAAAATCCTTTGCCAATGAGGACATGGAAAAATTAAAATTTAGTAAAGGAAATCAATCATTTCTAGAAACAAAAGAAGACAGTTACTTTATCATGGGTAGATTTTTCAGTGGTAATAACTTCTTTCAAGGATTATTATATCTTTCTGTGATCCTTTCAGGGGGAATATTCATATCTTTAGGGTCTTTGCAAACTTCTGATTTGATTGTTTATATTTTATATATTAATATCTTCTTAAAGCCACTAGAAAAGCTTATTAATTTCACAGAACAATTTCAAAAAGGGATTACAGGTTTTGAAAGATTTTTAGAAATCATCAATACCCACCCGGATATAGAGGATTATAAAGATGCCATAGATGATATAAACCCTAAGGGGAATATTTTATTGGATAATGTATCTTTTAGCTACAATGAAAAACATAATGTTTTAAAGAATATCCATATAAAAATTCCAGCCGGAAAAACCGTTGCTCTTGTAGGTCCTTCAGGGGGAGGAAAAACTACCCTTTGTAGCCTTATACCAAGATTTTATGAAATTAGTGATGGATCCATAACGATAGATAGAATAGACATTAAAAATATAAAATTGAAAGTTTTAAGAAATAACATAGGAATCGTTCAACAAGATGTTTATATATTTTCCGGAACCATAAAGGAAAATATAGCTTATGGAAAAGTAAAAGCTACAGATGAAGAAATTATTCAATCTGCTAAAAAAGCAAATATTCATGATTTTATCATGACCCTTGAGGATAGATATGATACTTATGTTGGAGAAAGAGGCGTTAAACTATCAGGAGGACAAAAACAAAGAATTTCTATTGCACGAGTATTCCTCAAAAATCCTCCAATACTCATTTTAGACGAAGCAACATCTGCATTAGATAATGAAAGTGAAAAGTTTATACAAAAATCTTTAGAAGATTTATCAAAGAATAGAACCACGTTAGTGATTGCTCATAGACTAAGTACTATTAAAAATGCAGATGAAATTATTGTTCTTACAGATGAGGGAATCAATGAAAAAGGAACCCATAGTCAGCTGATAGAAAAAAATGGTGTATATGCCCATCTTTATAATATGCAATTTGAATAA
- a CDS encoding MalY/PatB family protein, producing the protein MKGYLNEIIDRKGTNSMKWDKAFLKKQFGRGDLLPLWVADMDFKCPQSVIHAIIKRAEHGIFGYSFRDDSYDEAVVSWNKKRHNWEIHKDWIVFTPGVVPALNYLIQAFCLPGDKVIIQDPVYYPFRKAIIDNGCQVVYNSLKMENGYYRMDFDDLEEKVKDSSVKFLILCSPHNPVGRVWEKEELVRLGKICIKNNVMIVADEIHSDLILKGHKHIPFASISEEFAQNSIICTAPSKTFNLAGLQMSNIIIANEKLRTCFKKVLTRNHVELSNTFGIVALTAAYKEGEEWLEDVLDYLGSNVDFIEQFVKEKMPQVKFIRPQGTYLGWLDFRDMTKNKKELEDIFINKAKVALDAGYWFGKDGEGFARINFACPQKTLEEALNRIERAIYE; encoded by the coding sequence ATGAAAGGGTATTTAAATGAAATAATTGATAGGAAAGGAACAAATTCTATGAAATGGGATAAAGCGTTTCTAAAAAAGCAGTTTGGTCGGGGGGATCTACTACCTTTATGGGTTGCAGATATGGATTTTAAATGTCCTCAATCTGTAATCCATGCTATTATTAAAAGAGCTGAACATGGCATTTTTGGTTATAGTTTTAGAGATGATTCCTATGATGAAGCCGTGGTTAGTTGGAATAAAAAAAGACATAATTGGGAGATCCATAAAGATTGGATTGTGTTTACTCCTGGTGTAGTACCTGCATTAAATTATTTAATACAAGCATTCTGTTTGCCAGGAGATAAAGTTATCATCCAAGATCCTGTGTATTATCCCTTTAGAAAAGCTATAATCGACAATGGATGTCAAGTGGTATACAATTCATTAAAAATGGAAAATGGATATTATAGGATGGATTTTGATGATTTAGAGGAAAAGGTGAAAGATTCATCTGTAAAGTTTTTGATTTTATGTAGTCCCCATAATCCTGTAGGGCGTGTTTGGGAAAAAGAAGAATTGGTACGATTAGGAAAAATATGTATCAAAAACAATGTAATGATTGTTGCTGATGAGATTCATTCAGATTTAATACTAAAAGGGCATAAACATATACCATTTGCAAGCATTTCAGAAGAATTTGCTCAAAATTCTATTATCTGTACAGCTCCTAGTAAAACATTCAATCTTGCTGGTCTTCAGATGTCTAATATAATTATTGCTAATGAAAAATTACGTACATGTTTTAAAAAAGTATTAACGAGAAATCATGTTGAACTTAGCAATACTTTTGGAATTGTAGCATTAACCGCTGCATATAAGGAAGGGGAAGAATGGCTAGAGGATGTTTTAGATTATTTAGGATCTAATGTAGATTTTATTGAACAATTTGTAAAAGAAAAAATGCCCCAGGTGAAATTCATCAGACCCCAGGGAACGTATTTAGGATGGCTAGATTTTAGAGATATGACTAAGAATAAAAAAGAACTTGAAGATATTTTCATCAACAAAGCAAAAGTGGCATTAGATGCAGGATATTGGTTCGGAAAAGATGGAGAAGGCTTTGCAAGGATTAATTTTGCATGTCCACAAAAAACATTAGAAGAAGCACTTAATAGAATAGAGAGGGCTATTTATGAGTAA
- a CDS encoding BCCT family transporter — MSRNIHSIQKLHNRNFQKFGLDMNLFVSIVSAILVLGFSIFTIVNPDGSATLFGGVKTYITTHFNWVFVLTINFIFVFTIFLGASDFGKIKLGGSKAKPEFSNFSWYSMLFSAGIGIAIFFYGIAEPIYHMQNLPEALTGKNKVIDAFKIMYLHWGFAPWAVYSLSAIALGYFAYNKKLPLSLRSIFYPIFKDKIFGLLGDVIDTLAVLSVLFGLATSLGLGAKQINSGMNYIFGISMNGTIQIVLIAIITFIATLSVVSGVSKGIKILSEANFFISGAFLFLILLIGPTGYIISTYFTSVGTYVKEFFYISLFTGVSEADMAWQGGWTIFYWAWWVSWTPFVGTFIARISKGRTIREIAFGTIFCSSLIIFFAMTILGATGVYLNEIHNNVIVKAVNANIATALFEMIANLMESSILQSILSFVGMTAVILFFVTSSDSGSLVVDNLTSGGKIDSPKTQRVFWAVMEGLIAASVLMLGGTRALTTLQSAVIATGLPFSILMLMMCYSLYVELKKEIEKHKKYQLTQLKTKLDKIA, encoded by the coding sequence ATGAGTCGGAATATTCATAGTATTCAAAAATTACATAACAGGAATTTTCAAAAATTTGGATTAGACATGAATTTATTTGTGTCCATTGTATCAGCAATTTTAGTTTTGGGATTTTCAATTTTTACGATTGTGAACCCAGATGGATCAGCGACCCTTTTTGGTGGAGTAAAAACTTATATTACTACACATTTTAATTGGGTGTTTGTATTAACGATTAATTTTATATTTGTATTTACCATTTTTTTAGGGGCATCAGATTTTGGGAAGATTAAATTAGGTGGATCGAAAGCAAAACCTGAATTCTCAAATTTTTCTTGGTATTCTATGTTGTTTAGTGCAGGAATCGGAATTGCAATCTTTTTCTATGGGATTGCAGAGCCTATTTATCACATGCAAAACCTGCCAGAGGCATTGACGGGGAAAAATAAAGTGATTGATGCTTTTAAGATTATGTACTTACATTGGGGATTTGCCCCGTGGGCTGTATACTCTCTCTCTGCTATTGCATTAGGTTACTTTGCCTATAATAAGAAGTTACCCCTTTCTTTAAGAAGTATATTCTATCCAATATTTAAAGATAAAATCTTTGGTTTACTTGGAGATGTCATCGATACATTAGCTGTATTGTCCGTATTGTTTGGATTAGCAACCTCATTAGGTCTAGGAGCTAAGCAAATCAACTCAGGAATGAATTATATCTTTGGAATTTCTATGAATGGAACCATACAAATTGTACTCATTGCTATTATTACATTTATTGCAACTTTATCAGTAGTAAGTGGTGTTTCTAAAGGAATCAAGATTCTTAGTGAAGCAAATTTCTTTATATCAGGTGCATTTTTGTTTTTGATCTTATTGATCGGACCAACCGGTTATATAATTTCAACATATTTTACAAGCGTAGGTACTTATGTGAAAGAGTTTTTCTATATTTCATTATTTACAGGTGTGTCAGAAGCTGATATGGCATGGCAGGGTGGATGGACTATATTTTACTGGGCTTGGTGGGTATCTTGGACACCATTTGTAGGAACATTTATTGCAAGAATCTCTAAAGGAAGAACGATTCGTGAAATTGCATTTGGAACGATTTTCTGTTCTTCACTTATTATTTTCTTTGCCATGACGATTTTAGGAGCTACAGGTGTATATCTTAATGAAATCCATAACAATGTAATCGTTAAGGCTGTTAACGCTAACATAGCTACTGCACTATTTGAAATGATTGCAAATCTTATGGAGTCAAGTATCTTACAAAGTATTCTCTCCTTTGTGGGGATGACTGCTGTAATTCTGTTCTTTGTTACTAGTAGTGATTCGGGTTCATTAGTAGTTGATAATCTTACAAGTGGAGGGAAAATTGATTCTCCTAAGACACAAAGAGTTTTCTGGGCAGTTATGGAAGGTCTTATAGCTGCATCTGTTTTAATGTTAGGGGGAACAAGAGCACTTACTACATTACAATCTGCTGTTATTGCTACAGGATTACCTTTTAGCATACTTATGCTAATGATGTGTTATTCCTTATATGTAGAATTGAAAAAAGAAATTGAAAAGCATAAAAAGTATCAATTAACACAATTAAAAACAAAACTCGATAAGATTGCTTAA
- a CDS encoding DUF5698 domain-containing protein, translating to MTQSIIFTLIGVFLITAFTNVLGTLKTILISKKIMNPVYILVFVDAMIFATVVAKMTSSKGIHFTIAYALGKTMGVFIGGKFEERLALGILEVDVFLKDKNKMIQIAEKLREAGYTVNNFLARGMNGDRRYKVEVVIKRKEFKVLEDIMDTCGVHNPTLKIKNLNKVNGKITTTRIKTV from the coding sequence ATGACACAAAGTATAATATTTACCCTTATAGGGGTGTTTTTAATAACAGCGTTTACAAATGTTTTAGGAACATTAAAAACCATATTGATATCAAAAAAAATTATGAATCCTGTATATATCTTGGTATTTGTAGATGCCATGATTTTTGCAACAGTTGTTGCGAAGATGACCAGTTCAAAAGGAATTCATTTTACAATTGCCTATGCATTAGGGAAAACCATGGGGGTTTTTATCGGAGGTAAGTTTGAAGAACGTTTAGCCCTAGGGATTTTGGAAGTAGATGTATTTTTAAAGGATAAGAATAAAATGATTCAAATTGCAGAAAAGCTTAGAGAAGCAGGCTATACAGTCAATAATTTTCTAGCAAGAGGAATGAATGGAGACAGAAGGTACAAAGTTGAAGTGGTGATTAAGAGAAAAGAATTCAAAGTACTTGAGGATATTATGGATACATGTGGTGTGCATAATCCAACCCTAAAAATTAAAAATCTTAATAAAGTAAATGGGAAAATTACTACAACAAGAATAAAAACAGTTTAA
- a CDS encoding methyl-accepting chemotaxis protein, giving the protein MKKLKTKGTKHSIKFKLVTIPLILLLIAILGIGSVSSYIMRDNLLHQMKKDGVGMVAQIVKEIEKNTIFLQRMNEEINEDIKESGNVVRSNQNQLSNSLLKQIAKDLEVDEINVFDKKGEIVYSNLEENMGFVASKEHALFTFLKGTNDFSTEKIRKSTVSEDYYKYGYVKSSNGGVVQVGILANEIHELSDKFSYQKLVEELGKDENIVYTLFMDKNLKAIAHSNKDRIGIELTDEGSKTAAVEGKAYTSEYFYEEENVKVYDVVLPVVIDGEHIGAIDVGLSMEKIYLSIKHNIVVIISIGILCFILIGAILFSISNNMVKTLHVFKEDLNLIAEGDFTKEMDKKHLQRKDELGQMANALEHMKKPIRGIITNIKQQSTQVMTNGDVLAATSEEMSASSQELATTMQQVAEGASSQAEDLTEMLNLLMALTSNMENVNKGLQNVKEETENAQSKANSGEQEMDTLEKSIDEIQQAFGLVAKKVEILTHSVKEISSITEMISAISEQTNLLALNAAIEAARAGEHGKGFAVVAEEVRKLAEESKHFTEKIVFLVSSITKDTEEVMDTSKNVEQSVEEQAKSIENTVKSFKDILESVENITPLMKKTYDAMEKIEKSKEVVMARVEQVSAITEENSAATQEVAASSEELTASSEEVAATAQTLNEIAMDLTKTVERFKV; this is encoded by the coding sequence ATGAAGAAATTAAAAACAAAAGGAACAAAGCATTCTATAAAGTTTAAATTAGTGACTATACCACTTATATTACTTCTCATTGCTATTTTAGGCATCGGAAGTGTCTCATCCTATATTATGCGAGATAATTTACTCCATCAAATGAAAAAAGATGGGGTAGGAATGGTTGCTCAAATTGTGAAGGAAATAGAAAAAAATACTATTTTTTTGCAAAGAATGAATGAAGAGATTAATGAGGATATAAAAGAGAGTGGAAATGTAGTTCGATCTAATCAAAATCAATTAAGCAATAGTTTATTAAAACAGATTGCAAAAGATTTAGAAGTAGACGAAATCAATGTTTTTGATAAAAAAGGAGAAATTGTATATTCAAATCTTGAGGAAAATATGGGATTTGTGGCTTCAAAAGAACATGCTCTATTTACATTTTTAAAAGGTACAAATGATTTTTCTACAGAAAAAATAAGAAAAAGTACTGTATCAGAGGATTATTATAAATATGGGTATGTAAAAAGTAGCAATGGAGGGGTTGTTCAAGTTGGAATTCTTGCCAATGAAATCCATGAATTATCTGATAAATTTAGTTATCAAAAGCTTGTGGAAGAATTAGGAAAAGATGAAAATATTGTTTATACACTTTTTATGGATAAAAATTTAAAAGCTATTGCCCATAGTAACAAAGATCGAATAGGGATAGAACTTACAGATGAAGGAAGTAAAACAGCAGCAGTAGAGGGAAAAGCGTATACTTCAGAGTATTTTTATGAAGAGGAAAATGTGAAGGTATATGATGTTGTACTGCCTGTTGTTATAGATGGAGAACATATTGGCGCTATTGATGTAGGACTATCCATGGAAAAAATATATTTATCCATTAAACATAATATAGTAGTCATTATTTCTATAGGAATTTTATGTTTTATCCTCATTGGTGCTATACTATTTTCAATATCTAATAATATGGTAAAGACACTCCATGTATTCAAAGAGGATTTGAACTTGATTGCAGAAGGGGATTTTACAAAAGAGATGGATAAAAAGCATCTACAAAGAAAAGATGAACTAGGCCAAATGGCAAATGCTCTAGAACATATGAAAAAGCCTATAAGGGGTATTATTACAAACATCAAACAACAATCCACACAAGTAATGACCAATGGAGACGTTTTAGCTGCAACCTCAGAAGAAATGTCAGCATCGTCTCAAGAACTGGCTACAACTATGCAACAGGTAGCAGAAGGTGCATCTAGCCAAGCAGAAGACCTAACAGAGATGCTAAATTTATTAATGGCATTGACAAGTAACATGGAAAATGTAAATAAAGGACTTCAAAATGTAAAAGAAGAAACAGAAAATGCTCAAAGCAAGGCCAATAGTGGTGAACAGGAAATGGATACACTGGAAAAGTCCATAGATGAAATCCAACAAGCTTTTGGACTTGTTGCTAAAAAAGTAGAAATTCTTACCCATTCGGTAAAGGAAATAAGTAGTATAACCGAAATGATTTCTGCCATATCAGAACAGACAAATCTTTTAGCACTGAATGCAGCTATCGAAGCAGCAAGGGCAGGAGAACATGGTAAAGGCTTTGCTGTAGTTGCAGAAGAAGTTAGAAAGCTAGCAGAAGAATCAAAGCACTTCACAGAAAAAATCGTATTTTTAGTCTCTTCCATCACAAAGGATACAGAGGAAGTGATGGATACCTCTAAAAATGTAGAACAATCTGTTGAAGAACAGGCTAAATCCATTGAAAATACAGTGAAATCATTTAAAGATATATTAGAATCTGTAGAAAATATTACCCCTCTTATGAAAAAAACATATGATGCTATGGAGAAAATCGAAAAATCAAAAGAGGTTGTCATGGCAAGAGTTGAACAAGTAAGTGCAATAACAGAAGAAAATTCAGCAGCTACACAAGAAGTTGCTGCGTCATCAGAAGAGCTAACGGCATCCTCAGAAGAAGTGGCTGCAACTGCTCAGACTTTAAATGAAATTGCTATGGATTTAACGAAAACAGTAGAACGGTTTAAAGTATAA
- a CDS encoding methyl-accepting chemotaxis protein, translating to MKSLKIKLILYFSIILCIGCISLGIISHINGSRALLHSVNNNLVLMAQESSQVISERINIEMEKLKVVASQRSITNPNELIEDKMEVLKEEVKRSGYVLMDIVNKEGISRSTSGKNQNLKDREYFKKAIEGQTAISDLLISKGDQSLVIAYATPIKYKGEITGALVAVRDAKDFSQIVSDIKIGETGYAHIINHEGKIVADQDMNKVMKEVNILEKARKDSSLKKFEIVLNKMVHKEKGSGEYKYEGIDKIIGYAPIAHTNWSMGITVPKEEMLVELNTMKYSNFITSLIILIIAIISISFIGSSIGKPIEALALMINRLAKYDLRFDEKSEVFKYRKRKDEIGNIANSLGTMQGNLMDLMKKISHGSHHVGVSSKELAASCQQAVTATEEVAKTIEDIAKGANDQARDIEAGAEKAYALGNLIEKNQECMQNVNNSSKRVVQLIDEGLVIINELIEKTNGIENASKDIFQVIIQTNKSSTKIGKASTLIASIAKQTNLLALNATIEAARAGEAGRGFAVVAGEIRKLAEQSTRSTKDIDQWVKELVKNASGAVTTMENVSKIVKKQGESVKETETKYKEIARAIEKSTKGITQLDVAGEEMEHKKREILEIMENLSAIAQQNAAGTQEAAATTQEETASMNEIANASEGLLEISKILQESIAKFKI from the coding sequence ATGAAAAGCTTGAAAATCAAGTTGATTCTATATTTTTCTATTATCCTTTGTATAGGCTGTATTAGTTTAGGCATTATTTCTCATATCAATGGATCAAGGGCATTACTCCATAGTGTGAACAATAATTTAGTCCTTATGGCACAAGAGTCTTCACAAGTCATATCAGAAAGAATCAATATTGAAATGGAAAAACTAAAAGTAGTAGCTTCACAAAGGAGCATTACCAATCCTAATGAACTTATTGAAGACAAAATGGAAGTATTAAAAGAAGAAGTGAAAAGAAGTGGATATGTACTAATGGACATTGTTAATAAAGAAGGGATTTCTAGATCAACTAGTGGGAAAAATCAGAACTTGAAGGATCGAGAGTATTTTAAAAAGGCCATTGAAGGGCAAACTGCTATTTCAGATTTATTGATTAGTAAAGGGGATCAATCTTTAGTCATTGCTTATGCAACACCAATAAAGTACAAGGGAGAGATTACAGGTGCGTTAGTTGCAGTGCGAGATGCTAAAGATTTTAGCCAGATTGTTTCTGATATAAAAATAGGTGAAACTGGCTATGCCCATATCATTAATCATGAAGGAAAAATCGTTGCAGATCAAGATATGAATAAGGTGATGAAAGAGGTCAATATTTTAGAAAAAGCAAGAAAGGACTCTTCCTTAAAAAAGTTTGAAATAGTATTAAACAAAATGGTTCATAAAGAAAAGGGAAGTGGAGAATATAAATATGAAGGAATTGACAAAATCATAGGGTATGCCCCTATTGCTCATACCAATTGGTCCATGGGGATTACAGTGCCAAAAGAAGAAATGTTAGTGGAATTAAATACAATGAAATATTCCAACTTTATTACGTCACTCATTATACTGATTATTGCTATCATAAGTATATCCTTTATAGGAAGTTCTATAGGAAAGCCCATTGAAGCCCTTGCGCTTATGATTAATCGATTAGCCAAGTATGATTTGAGATTTGATGAAAAGAGTGAAGTTTTTAAATATAGAAAAAGAAAAGATGAAATTGGAAACATAGCTAATTCATTAGGAACCATGCAAGGAAATTTGATGGATTTAATGAAGAAAATATCCCATGGAAGCCATCATGTAGGAGTTTCTTCTAAAGAATTAGCTGCTAGTTGTCAACAAGCAGTAACTGCTACAGAAGAAGTAGCAAAAACGATTGAAGATATTGCAAAAGGGGCTAATGATCAAGCAAGAGATATAGAAGCAGGGGCTGAAAAAGCATATGCTTTAGGAAACTTAATAGAGAAAAACCAAGAATGTATGCAAAATGTAAATAATTCTTCTAAAAGGGTCGTTCAACTAATAGATGAAGGACTAGTAATCATCAATGAATTGATTGAAAAAACCAATGGAATTGAAAATGCATCTAAGGATATTTTTCAAGTGATCATACAAACCAACAAAAGTTCTACTAAAATTGGAAAAGCCAGTACTTTAATTGCTTCTATTGCAAAACAAACAAACTTACTTGCGTTAAATGCTACTATAGAAGCAGCACGTGCAGGCGAAGCAGGCAGAGGATTTGCTGTAGTGGCAGGTGAAATAAGAAAGTTGGCAGAACAATCAACTAGATCAACAAAAGACATTGATCAATGGGTAAAAGAATTGGTAAAAAATGCTAGTGGTGCAGTAACAACTATGGAGAATGTATCAAAAATTGTAAAAAAGCAAGGAGAAAGTGTAAAAGAGACAGAGACAAAATATAAGGAAATTGCCCGTGCCATAGAAAAGTCAACAAAAGGAATTACTCAACTAGATGTTGCAGGAGAGGAAATGGAACATAAAAAAAGAGAGATTTTAGAAATCATGGAAAACTTATCAGCTATTGCACAACAAAATGCTGCAGGTACACAGGAAGCAGCGGCTACAACACAAGAAGAAACGGCTTCTATGAATGAAATTGCAAATGCTAGTGAAGGTTTGTTAGAGATTTCTAAAATATTACAAGAGTCTATCGCTAAATTTAAGATATAA